Proteins encoded in a region of the Gemmatimonadaceae bacterium genome:
- a CDS encoding glycerol-3-phosphate dehydrogenase/oxidase produces the protein MPSTPPPALTRTAQFVRLGQRRFDVLVVGGGITGAGIAREAARRGLDVALVERDDFASGTSSRSSRLVHGGVRYLEHGHLRLVFEACHERRVLLRIAPHLVRPLRFTWPVYEGSRLPRWKLRAGLLLYDLLALFRNVAPHRGLSARGITDAEPMLARDGLTGGMQYFDAATDDARLTLSTILDAAIAGATVLNHAEVSALLWTEGRVSGARVTDRLGGRSFDIAAACVINATGPWTDVLRRLENPAAQPAVLGSKGAHIAVPAERVGNHGAITLLAPDGRVMFVLPAGPCTLIGTTETEGRDSPDEVRATRADVAYLLGAANRVFPQAALTSDDVIAAWAGIRPLAAAAHSGDANSASREHLVERGPGGIITVTGGKLTTYRVIARDTVNAAFQALKRRPPRLHRDRLPLAGGDVRDLDAEIAAARAAAGADDIAAWLVRAYGGAWHHVWSRAQDDPTLATRLAPDLPYVAAEVVHAVEAEHACTVADVLVRRLHLAFETRDHGLATAPRVAALMAPRLGWTDRGIDLALADYAATAARIFTIDP, from the coding sequence ATGCCGTCCACCCCTCCCCCCGCCCTCACGCGCACGGCGCAGTTCGTGCGGCTCGGTCAGCGTCGGTTCGACGTGCTCGTTGTCGGCGGCGGGATCACCGGCGCGGGCATCGCGCGCGAGGCCGCCCGGCGGGGTCTCGACGTCGCCCTCGTCGAGCGCGATGACTTCGCCAGTGGCACCTCGAGCCGGTCGTCGCGGCTCGTGCACGGCGGCGTCCGGTATCTCGAGCACGGGCACCTGCGCCTCGTCTTCGAGGCCTGCCACGAACGGCGCGTGCTCCTCCGCATTGCCCCGCATCTCGTGCGCCCGCTGCGCTTCACGTGGCCGGTGTACGAGGGCTCGCGCCTGCCGCGCTGGAAACTGCGCGCCGGCTTGCTGCTCTACGACCTGCTCGCGCTCTTCCGGAACGTAGCCCCGCACCGCGGACTCTCGGCGCGCGGCATCACGGACGCCGAGCCGATGCTGGCCCGCGATGGTCTCACGGGCGGCATGCAGTACTTCGACGCCGCCACCGACGACGCGCGACTGACGCTGTCCACCATTCTTGACGCCGCCATCGCCGGCGCCACGGTGCTGAACCACGCCGAGGTCAGCGCGCTGCTGTGGACCGAGGGCCGCGTCAGCGGCGCGCGCGTCACCGACCGGCTGGGCGGACGCTCGTTCGACATCGCCGCCGCGTGCGTCATCAACGCGACGGGACCCTGGACCGACGTGTTGCGTCGGCTGGAGAACCCGGCCGCGCAGCCGGCGGTGCTCGGCAGCAAGGGGGCCCACATCGCCGTGCCAGCCGAGCGCGTCGGTAATCATGGCGCGATCACCCTGCTCGCGCCGGATGGACGGGTGATGTTCGTCCTGCCGGCCGGCCCGTGCACGCTGATAGGCACCACGGAGACCGAGGGACGCGATTCGCCGGATGAGGTGCGGGCCACGCGCGCCGACGTCGCCTACCTACTCGGCGCGGCCAACCGCGTCTTCCCCCAGGCGGCGCTTACCAGCGATGACGTCATCGCCGCCTGGGCGGGTATCCGGCCGCTTGCCGCCGCGGCGCATTCGGGCGACGCCAACTCCGCCTCACGCGAACACCTGGTGGAGCGCGGCCCGGGAGGCATCATCACGGTGACCGGCGGCAAGCTGACCACCTATCGCGTCATCGCCCGCGACACGGTCAACGCTGCATTCCAGGCGCTGAAGCGCCGCCCGCCCCGCCTGCATCGCGATCGCCTTCCGCTCGCCGGCGGCGACGTGCGCGACCTCGACGCGGAGATCGCGGCCGCGCGCGCGGCGGCCGGCGCCGACGACATCGCGGCCTGGCTCGTGCGCGCCTACGGCGGCGCCTGGCACCACGTCTGGTCGCGGGCGCAGGACGACCCGACGCTCGCCACGCGACTCGCGCCGGATCTTCCGTATGTCGCGGCCGAAGTGGTCCATGCGGTCGAAGCCGAGCATGCATGCACCGTCGCCGACGTCCTGGTGCGACGCCTCCATCTCGCGTTCGAGACGCGTGACCACGGGCTTGCGACGGCCCCGCGCGTCGCGGCGCTCATGGCGCCACGCCTCGGCTGGACCGACCGCGGCATCGACCTCGCGCTCGCCGACTACGCCGCCACCGCCGCTCGTATCTTCACTATCGATCCCTAG
- the fadI gene encoding acetyl-CoA C-acyltransferase FadI — protein MASFGNGRRVAIIEGVRTPFARAGTTLRHLSAIDLSKIAVGELIQRTSLDPASVDVLIFGTVIPSVLAPNIAREVALMPILPKSVQAFSVSRACASANQAITDAADQIALGHADVAIAGGAESLSNVPILHSRGFSDALVAASKAKSLGGRVQALAKIRPKDFIPITPAIAEPTTGETMGQSAEKMAKLNGVTREEQDALALASHLNAAKGTQDGRLTAELAPVFIPPKYEQVMTEDNGIRSDTSLEQLAALRPVFDKRYGTVTAGNASPLTDGGGAVLLMSEAKAKALGYTPLGYIKSYAYAALDPGEQLLQAPVLAAPLALRRAGLTLGDMDLVEMHEAFAAQVLSNLRGFESRHWAERAGLSAPLGAVDRNRLNVMGGSIAIGHPFGATGARITTTLAHELRRRGGQFGLMTVCAAGGMGFSMVIERD, from the coding sequence ATGGCCAGCTTCGGAAACGGCCGCCGCGTCGCGATCATCGAGGGAGTCCGCACCCCGTTCGCGCGCGCCGGCACGACACTCAGGCATCTCAGCGCGATCGACCTCAGCAAGATCGCGGTTGGCGAGCTGATTCAGCGGACAAGCCTCGACCCGGCGAGCGTGGACGTGCTCATCTTTGGCACGGTCATTCCGTCCGTCCTCGCCCCGAACATCGCGCGGGAAGTGGCGCTGATGCCGATCCTCCCCAAGTCGGTGCAGGCGTTCAGCGTCAGCCGGGCGTGCGCATCGGCCAACCAGGCGATCACCGATGCGGCCGACCAGATCGCGCTCGGCCACGCCGACGTGGCGATCGCCGGCGGCGCGGAGTCGCTGAGCAACGTGCCGATCCTCCATTCGCGCGGCTTCAGCGACGCGCTCGTTGCGGCCAGCAAGGCGAAGTCGCTCGGCGGACGTGTGCAGGCGCTGGCGAAGATCCGGCCGAAGGACTTCATCCCGATCACCCCCGCCATCGCGGAACCGACGACCGGCGAGACGATGGGACAGTCGGCCGAGAAGATGGCGAAGCTCAACGGCGTGACGCGCGAGGAGCAGGATGCGCTGGCGCTGGCGTCGCACCTGAACGCCGCGAAGGGAACGCAAGACGGGCGCCTGACCGCAGAGCTGGCGCCCGTTTTCATTCCGCCGAAGTACGAGCAGGTGATGACCGAGGACAATGGCATCCGCAGCGACACGTCGCTCGAACAGCTGGCGGCGCTCCGGCCGGTCTTCGACAAGCGGTACGGGACGGTCACGGCGGGCAACGCCTCGCCGCTCACCGACGGCGGTGGCGCGGTGCTGCTGATGAGCGAGGCAAAGGCGAAGGCGCTGGGATACACGCCCCTCGGCTACATCAAGTCGTACGCGTACGCCGCGCTCGATCCGGGCGAGCAACTGCTGCAGGCGCCAGTGCTGGCGGCGCCGCTCGCGCTGCGGCGCGCGGGACTGACGCTTGGCGACATGGACCTGGTGGAAATGCACGAGGCGTTCGCGGCCCAGGTGCTCAGCAACCTCCGCGGCTTCGAGTCGCGGCACTGGGCCGAGCGGGCCGGCCTGTCGGCGCCGCTGGGCGCGGTGGACCGGAACAGGCTCAACGTGATGGGCGGATCGATTGCCATCGGCCATCCGTTCGGCGCGACGGGCGCGCGCATCACCACCACGCTGGCGCACGAGTTGCGGCGCCGCGGCGGACAGTTCGGCCTGATGACCGTCTGCGCCGCCGGGGGCATGGGCTTCAGCATGGTGATCGAACGTGACTGA
- the fadJ gene encoding fatty acid oxidation complex subunit alpha FadJ, protein MSALSVTMRDGVAVVTFDLPGEPVNKFSKAVIADFVAVFDQLERDPTVVGAVLISGKPDTFIAGADIDQFLEFTSAVDAAAQSAEGHRLMDRLEHGRVPWVAAINGACLGGGLEASLACAYRIVGDSPKTILALPEVQLGLIPGAGGTQRLPRTVGLQVALDMILTGKNVRARKALQTGLADEMVHPNILREVAIRRAKDLGTGKIARRRDHKTDAKGALLESNPVGRAVVFRQAREMTMKKSRGHYPALLAALEAVAAGFHGSVADGFATEARLFGEMAFTPVSRQLIFLFYATTSLKKDSGVSGEAPPPATIGKIGILGTGFMGAGIAAVSAMQGVPVRFKDTKHAAVAKGLAAVRDVLHDRLRKKQVTRQQFEDQLSLVSGTVDYTGFGNVPLLIEAVFEDLAVKHAVLKEAEAVLPAGTIFATNTSTIPIHQVAAASRDASRVVGMHFFSPVHKMPLLEVIVTPQTAPDVVATTVAFGRRLGKTVIVVNDAPGFYVNRILAPYINEAGKLLDEGARIEAIDQAMLDYGFPVGPVTLLDEVGLDIAGKSGAIMAAAFGDRLQPSTTLGKVLAAGRLGRKGKKGFYLYDEKGKKGGVDASVYELMPTGATRTAGNAPDIQERLALAMVNEAVRCVEEGILRAPRDGDIGAVFGIGFPPFRGGPLRVVDTIGAAELVRRLEALNAKHPGRFEPAQLLREMAARGATFYPTTGKPV, encoded by the coding sequence ATGAGCGCACTTTCCGTCACGATGCGCGACGGCGTGGCCGTCGTCACGTTTGACCTGCCGGGCGAACCGGTCAACAAGTTCTCCAAGGCGGTGATCGCCGATTTCGTCGCCGTCTTCGACCAGCTGGAGCGCGATCCCACCGTGGTGGGCGCGGTGCTGATCAGCGGCAAGCCGGACACGTTCATTGCCGGCGCCGACATCGACCAGTTCCTGGAGTTCACGTCGGCGGTCGATGCCGCGGCGCAGAGCGCCGAGGGGCACCGGCTGATGGACCGGCTGGAACACGGCCGCGTGCCGTGGGTGGCGGCGATCAACGGCGCCTGCCTCGGCGGCGGCCTCGAGGCGTCGCTCGCCTGCGCGTATCGCATCGTGGGCGACTCGCCGAAGACGATTCTCGCGCTCCCGGAAGTGCAGCTGGGGCTGATTCCGGGGGCGGGCGGGACGCAGCGGCTCCCGCGCACGGTCGGCCTGCAGGTGGCGCTCGACATGATCCTCACCGGCAAGAACGTGCGCGCCAGGAAGGCGCTGCAGACGGGACTGGCCGACGAGATGGTGCATCCCAACATCCTGCGCGAGGTGGCGATCCGGCGCGCGAAGGACTTGGGAACGGGCAAGATCGCGCGCCGGCGCGACCACAAGACCGACGCCAAGGGGGCGCTGCTCGAGAGCAATCCCGTCGGTCGCGCGGTGGTCTTCCGGCAGGCGCGCGAGATGACGATGAAGAAGTCGCGCGGCCACTATCCGGCGCTGCTTGCGGCGCTCGAGGCGGTGGCGGCGGGATTTCACGGTTCGGTCGCCGACGGCTTCGCCACCGAAGCGCGGCTCTTCGGCGAGATGGCGTTCACGCCGGTGAGCCGCCAGCTGATTTTCCTGTTCTACGCGACGACGTCGCTCAAGAAGGACTCCGGGGTGAGCGGCGAGGCGCCGCCGCCGGCGACGATCGGGAAGATCGGCATCCTCGGGACCGGCTTCATGGGGGCGGGGATCGCCGCCGTGAGCGCGATGCAGGGCGTGCCGGTGCGGTTCAAGGACACCAAGCACGCCGCCGTGGCCAAGGGACTCGCGGCGGTGCGCGACGTGCTGCACGACCGGCTGCGCAAGAAGCAGGTGACGCGCCAGCAGTTCGAGGACCAGCTGTCGCTGGTCAGCGGCACGGTGGACTACACGGGATTTGGTAACGTTCCGCTACTAATTGAAGCCGTCTTCGAGGACCTCGCGGTCAAGCATGCGGTGCTGAAGGAAGCCGAGGCCGTCCTGCCCGCCGGCACGATCTTCGCCACGAACACGAGCACGATTCCGATCCACCAGGTGGCGGCCGCGTCGCGTGACGCGTCGCGGGTGGTGGGGATGCACTTCTTCTCGCCCGTGCACAAGATGCCGCTGCTCGAGGTGATCGTGACGCCGCAGACGGCGCCCGATGTGGTGGCGACGACGGTGGCCTTCGGCCGCCGGCTGGGGAAGACGGTGATCGTGGTGAACGACGCCCCGGGCTTCTACGTGAACCGCATCCTCGCGCCGTACATCAACGAGGCGGGGAAGCTGCTCGATGAAGGCGCGCGCATCGAGGCCATCGACCAGGCGATGCTGGACTACGGGTTCCCCGTCGGGCCCGTGACGCTGCTCGACGAAGTGGGACTCGACATCGCGGGCAAGAGCGGCGCCATCATGGCGGCGGCCTTCGGCGACCGGCTGCAGCCGTCGACGACGCTGGGGAAGGTGCTCGCCGCGGGCCGCCTCGGCCGCAAGGGGAAGAAGGGCTTCTACCTCTATGACGAGAAGGGGAAGAAGGGCGGCGTGGATGCCTCGGTGTATGAACTGATGCCCACGGGGGCAACGCGCACGGCGGGCAACGCGCCGGACATTCAGGAGCGCCTCGCGCTCGCCATGGTGAATGAGGCGGTGCGCTGCGTGGAGGAGGGCATCCTGCGCGCGCCCCGCGATGGCGACATCGGCGCGGTGTTCGGCATCGGCTTCCCGCCTTTCCGCGGCGGGCCGCTGCGGGTGGTCGACACGATCGGCGCCGCCGAGCTGGTGCGACGGCTCGAGGCGCTGAACGCGAAGCACCCGGGGCGGTTCGAACCGGCGCAGCTGCTGCGCGAGATGGCGGCGCGCGGGGCGACGTTCTATCCGACGACGGGGAAGCCGGTATGA
- a CDS encoding M14 family metallopeptidase yields the protein MRREMADGGWRMADARSARFDAGRRSLTSLRHLALLAVLLPSAIRPLPSQSSRPERTSYKETSTYADVVAFIDSLQAKGAPIVVGSIGQTTQGRELPFIIASRPLVHSPAEAKRLLRPIVYVQGNIHAGEVEGKEALQALVRDLVLSPKKNVLDSIVLIAVPIYNADGNEVFGPTARQRGAQNGPELVGQRPNAKMLDLNRDYVKAEAPETRASLRMFNAWDPDLFVDLHTTDGSYHGYALTYAPSLHPAAGIRGGTFGGAFVRDSMLPTLRKRVRARHHYEIFDYGNFTGDEGPAAPGEAKAWSTYDHRARYGVNYYALRGRLAVLSEAYSHDPFERRVKSTYAFVTELLSLTAEKSRAVLALARASDVALSAGKVAAVPVRAELTKQPSMQPVIEELIEKSDAPPTEPGVRRGYRRTGKFVTSVMPVRDRFDVTRTAPMPWGWMVTSTAADTIGALLRLHGVRVTRTTAPAQIAGVECFAADSIVSSTRPFQGHRETRFEGRWVPSTPAVPAGTLLVPSRQPLGVLAQLLLDPNSDDGFGTWNLFDAAVARPAAQGGGVPVCRLTKAPAVPDRLLP from the coding sequence ATGAGGCGCGAGATGGCGGATGGCGGATGGCGGATGGCGGATGCACGCTCGGCGCGTTTCGACGCGGGGCGCAGATCGCTGACGAGCTTGAGGCATCTCGCCCTGCTCGCTGTCCTTCTGCCATCCGCCATCCGCCCTCTGCCATCGCAATCGTCCCGCCCCGAACGCACCAGCTACAAAGAGACCTCCACCTACGCGGATGTCGTTGCGTTCATCGACTCGCTGCAGGCGAAGGGCGCCCCGATCGTGGTGGGCAGCATCGGGCAGACGACGCAGGGGCGTGAGCTGCCGTTCATCATCGCGTCGCGTCCGCTGGTGCACTCGCCGGCCGAAGCCAAGCGGCTTCTCCGGCCGATCGTTTATGTGCAGGGCAACATCCACGCCGGCGAGGTCGAGGGGAAGGAAGCGCTGCAGGCGCTCGTGCGCGACCTGGTCTTGTCGCCGAAGAAGAACGTGCTCGATTCCATCGTGCTCATTGCGGTGCCGATCTACAATGCCGACGGCAATGAAGTGTTCGGGCCGACGGCGCGGCAGCGCGGGGCGCAGAACGGGCCGGAACTGGTGGGGCAGCGCCCGAACGCGAAGATGCTCGACCTGAACCGCGACTACGTGAAGGCCGAGGCGCCGGAGACGCGCGCCTCGCTGCGGATGTTCAATGCGTGGGATCCCGACCTGTTCGTGGACCTGCATACCACGGACGGGTCGTACCACGGTTATGCGCTGACCTACGCGCCGTCGCTGCATCCGGCTGCCGGCATCCGCGGGGGGACGTTCGGCGGCGCGTTCGTGCGCGACTCGATGCTCCCCACACTGCGCAAGCGCGTGCGGGCCCGGCACCACTACGAGATCTTCGATTACGGCAACTTCACGGGCGACGAGGGGCCGGCCGCGCCGGGCGAGGCGAAGGCGTGGTCCACGTATGACCATCGCGCGCGCTATGGCGTGAACTACTACGCACTGCGCGGCCGCCTGGCGGTGCTCAGCGAAGCCTACTCGCACGATCCGTTCGAGCGGCGCGTGAAGTCCACGTATGCCTTCGTCACGGAACTGCTCTCGCTGACCGCCGAGAAGTCGCGCGCCGTGCTCGCACTGGCGCGGGCCTCCGACGTCGCGCTGAGCGCCGGAAAGGTGGCGGCGGTGCCGGTGCGCGCGGAACTCACGAAGCAGCCCTCGATGCAGCCGGTGATCGAGGAGCTGATCGAGAAGTCCGACGCGCCGCCCACGGAACCCGGCGTGCGCCGCGGCTATCGGCGGACGGGCAAGTTTGTCACCAGCGTGATGCCGGTGCGCGACCGGTTCGACGTCACGCGCACCGCGCCGATGCCGTGGGGGTGGATGGTGACCTCCACCGCCGCCGATACCATTGGCGCGCTGCTGCGCCTGCACGGCGTGCGCGTGACCCGCACGACCGCGCCGGCACAGATCGCGGGTGTGGAGTGTTTTGCCGCCGACTCGATCGTGTCCTCGACGCGCCCCTTCCAGGGGCACCGGGAGACGCGCTTCGAGGGGCGGTGGGTGCCAAGTACGCCCGCCGTGCCGGCTGGCACCCTGCTGGTCCCATCGCGCCAACCGCTGGGCGTGCTGGCGCAGTTGCTGCTGGATCCCAACAGCGACGATGGCTTCGGAACGTGGAATCTCTTCGATGCCGCCGTCGCCCGGCCCGCCGCCCAGGGGGGCGGTGTTCCGGTCTGCCGACTCACGAAGGCGCCGGCCGTGCCGGACCGCCTGCTTCCATAA
- a CDS encoding proline dehydrogenase family protein: protein MLRSSLIWLSRQKSIFRFVRNNGFAKKVASRFIAGEDIGAACDAVAVLNTQGVTASLDQLGESVTSEAEARETGRRYLELLDEINRRGLNANVSVKLTSLGQDISDAICEEITRSILSRARQYGTFVRLDMEGSDYTQRTLDFFSQRLYPDFREHVGIVLQTMLRRTAQDVAWANEKQCRVRICKGAYLEPASVAFPDKKDVDRNYVECAKSLIEHGNYPGIATHDPAIITELNAWAKGKGINPDRFEYQMLYGVRRDLQEQLVKDGWRLRLYVPFGTQWYPYLMRRMAERPANLWFITGNVLKETFKSR, encoded by the coding sequence ATGCTACGCTCGAGCCTGATCTGGCTCTCACGCCAGAAGTCCATCTTCCGTTTCGTCCGCAACAACGGCTTCGCCAAGAAGGTCGCCTCACGCTTCATCGCGGGCGAGGATATTGGCGCGGCGTGCGACGCCGTCGCCGTGCTCAACACGCAGGGCGTGACCGCCTCGCTCGACCAGCTGGGCGAAAGCGTGACCAGCGAGGCGGAAGCGCGCGAGACGGGACGCCGTTACCTCGAATTGCTTGACGAGATCAACCGGCGCGGCCTGAACGCCAACGTCTCCGTCAAGCTGACGTCGCTGGGACAGGACATCAGCGACGCGATCTGCGAGGAGATCACGCGGTCCATCCTGTCGCGCGCGAGGCAGTATGGCACCTTCGTGCGCCTCGACATGGAAGGGAGCGACTACACCCAGCGCACGCTCGACTTCTTCTCGCAGCGGCTCTACCCCGACTTCCGCGAACACGTGGGAATCGTGCTGCAGACCATGCTGCGACGCACGGCGCAGGACGTGGCGTGGGCCAACGAGAAGCAGTGCCGCGTGCGCATCTGCAAGGGCGCGTACCTGGAGCCGGCGAGCGTGGCCTTCCCCGACAAGAAGGACGTGGACCGGAACTACGTGGAGTGCGCCAAGTCGCTGATCGAGCACGGCAACTATCCCGGCATCGCCACGCACGACCCGGCGATCATCACCGAGCTCAACGCCTGGGCCAAGGGCAAGGGGATCAATCCGGACCGGTTCGAGTACCAGATGCTGTACGGCGTGCGCCGCGACCTGCAGGAGCAGCTGGTCAAGGACGGCTGGCGCCTGCGCCTGTACGTTCCGTTTGGCACCCAGTGGTATCCCTACCTGATGCGCCGGATGGCGGAGCGCCCGGCCAACCTGTGGTTCATCACGGGCAACGTGCTGAAGGAGACCTTCAAGTCACGGTGA
- the rsgA gene encoding ribosome small subunit-dependent GTPase A yields the protein MTGAITRRGVVLSGTGGVWHVRAQDGSEHDVSLRGRLKQGGKFDKLAVGDDVDIAEDVRGGSWSIIGTHPRRTQLARRAPGGARGERVVVANVDQVVIVFSIAKPEPHVRMIDRFLVIAEGNDLAARLVLNKVDLADDLAPVDALAAEYVRAGYPVHRTSVKQKVGLDELRAVLVNRVTALTGPSGVGKSSLINALYPGLNLRVGEISESVNKGRHTTVGAVLVPLPGGGYVVDTPGLREVGMWGLPAESLDHCFPEFRPALGECRFQDCRHLAEPACAVRAGVAAGTISAARHESYAKLLAELEAAERAY from the coding sequence GTGACCGGTGCGATCACCCGGCGCGGCGTCGTCCTGAGCGGCACGGGCGGCGTCTGGCACGTGCGTGCCCAGGACGGCTCCGAGCACGACGTCTCGCTGCGGGGACGCCTCAAGCAGGGCGGCAAATTCGACAAGCTGGCCGTGGGCGATGACGTGGACATCGCCGAGGATGTGCGCGGGGGCTCGTGGAGCATCATCGGCACCCATCCGCGCCGCACACAGCTGGCGCGGCGCGCTCCCGGCGGCGCGCGCGGCGAGCGCGTGGTCGTCGCGAACGTGGACCAGGTGGTCATCGTCTTCTCGATTGCCAAACCCGAACCGCACGTCCGCATGATCGACCGGTTCCTGGTGATCGCCGAGGGCAACGACCTGGCGGCGCGCCTGGTGCTGAACAAGGTGGACCTGGCCGACGACCTTGCCCCGGTGGACGCGCTGGCCGCCGAATACGTGCGGGCGGGCTATCCGGTGCACCGGACGAGCGTGAAGCAGAAGGTGGGACTTGATGAACTGCGCGCCGTGCTGGTGAACCGCGTCACGGCGCTCACCGGGCCGAGTGGCGTGGGCAAGTCGTCACTCATCAACGCGCTCTACCCGGGGCTCAACCTGCGCGTCGGCGAGATCTCGGAATCGGTGAACAAGGGGCGGCACACGACCGTGGGGGCGGTGCTGGTTCCGCTGCCGGGCGGCGGTTATGTCGTCGACACGCCGGGGCTGCGCGAGGTCGGGATGTGGGGCCTTCCCGCCGAATCGCTCGATCACTGTTTCCCGGAGTTCCGCCCGGCGCTCGGCGAGTGCCGATTCCAGGATTGCCGGCATCTGGCCGAGCCGGCGTGCGCGGTGCGCGCGGGCGTGGCGGCGGGGACGATCTCGGCGGCGCGGCACGAAAGTTATGCCAAGCTGCTGGCGGAGCTGGAAGCGGCGGAGCGGGCGTACTGA
- a CDS encoding zf-HC2 domain-containing protein: protein MTHFPKRQRVRFTMRPAAASIRCRDAANLLWEYIDGALDAERAAVIRGHLHACTSCRERHDGARTLLLRIGRAHVRERAPDTLRERIDALLRERGTQS from the coding sequence ATGACGCACTTCCCCAAACGCCAGCGCGTGCGCTTCACCATGCGGCCGGCGGCCGCCTCGATTCGCTGCCGCGACGCAGCGAACCTGCTGTGGGAGTACATTGATGGAGCGCTCGACGCCGAGCGCGCCGCGGTCATTCGTGGCCATCTGCACGCGTGCACATCGTGCCGCGAACGGCACGACGGAGCGCGGACGCTCCTGCTGCGGATCGGGCGCGCCCACGTGAGGGAGCGCGCCCCCGATACGCTGCGGGAACGCATCGATGCGCTGTTGCGGGAACGAGGAACGCAGTCATGA
- a CDS encoding MogA/MoaB family molybdenum cofactor biosynthesis protein, which yields MTPADDHSASTAAHRTEAAQRDGARCLVFTISDSRTAATDESGALIERLLIEAGHVVVARQLLTNDETPLRTALASGLERADVDVVLCTGGTGLGSRDRTIDVVRPMLERELPGFGELFRSLSYLEQIGAAAMLSRALAGAARGKFIVVMPGSRAAVNLAMTRLIVPELKHALRELRR from the coding sequence ATGACCCCAGCCGACGACCACTCGGCGAGCACGGCGGCCCATCGGACCGAGGCAGCGCAGCGGGACGGTGCCCGCTGCCTGGTCTTCACGATCAGTGATTCGCGCACGGCGGCCACCGACGAGTCGGGGGCGCTGATTGAACGGCTGCTGATCGAGGCGGGGCATGTGGTGGTCGCGCGCCAACTGCTGACGAATGACGAGACGCCGCTGCGCACCGCCCTCGCGTCGGGACTGGAGCGGGCCGACGTGGATGTCGTGCTGTGCACCGGCGGCACGGGCCTTGGCTCGCGCGACCGCACCATCGACGTGGTGCGTCCGATGCTCGAGCGCGAACTCCCCGGCTTCGGCGAACTGTTCCGCTCGCTGAGCTACCTGGAACAGATCGGCGCCGCCGCGATGCTCAGCCGGGCGCTCGCCGGCGCCGCGCGCGGCAAGTTCATCGTCGTGATGCCCGGCTCACGCGCCGCGGTGAACCTGGCGATGACGCGGCTCATCGTCCCCGAGCTCAAGCACGCGCTGCGCGAGTTGAGGCGCTGA